In Agrobacterium sp. RAC06, a single window of DNA contains:
- a CDS encoding MOSC domain-containing protein, whose protein sequence is MRKIGRVREVWRYPVSSLGGEALASITVSPDGIEGDRRFALFDPDTGLAAAPEKETRWRPALFITASQPATGLPVLRFADGAEHALDDSALPDRLAEHFGFPAAIGLVGSGDYRFPVVSNRYAPAPLHLVTTASVSALAAVTGLPSLDARRFRPSVLIETEDDEGFIENDWVGHMVRIGEADIRVTEASRRCGMTLVAQPGMAEEPDVLRGIMRHNKRNLGVYATPAAPVTLSVGDPVYAEI, encoded by the coding sequence ATGCGAAAAATCGGTCGAGTGCGGGAAGTCTGGCGCTATCCGGTGAGTTCTCTCGGCGGAGAAGCGCTCGCCTCGATCACCGTCTCGCCCGACGGCATCGAGGGTGACCGACGCTTTGCGCTGTTCGATCCGGACACCGGCCTTGCCGCCGCCCCCGAGAAGGAAACGCGCTGGCGCCCTGCCCTCTTCATCACCGCCTCGCAACCGGCAACCGGACTGCCGGTTCTGCGCTTCGCCGACGGCGCCGAACATGCACTCGATGACAGCGCATTGCCGGACCGTCTGGCAGAGCATTTCGGCTTCCCGGCCGCCATCGGGCTCGTCGGGTCAGGCGATTACCGCTTCCCCGTCGTCTCCAACCGCTACGCACCGGCGCCGCTTCACCTCGTGACCACGGCCTCGGTCAGCGCGCTTGCGGCAGTCACGGGCCTCCCGTCGCTGGATGCGAGACGCTTCCGCCCCTCGGTGTTGATAGAGACGGAAGACGATGAAGGCTTCATCGAAAACGACTGGGTGGGCCACATGGTCAGGATCGGCGAAGCGGATATCCGCGTCACCGAAGCCTCGCGCCGCTGCGGCATGACGCTGGTCGCTCAACCGGGCATGGCAGAAGAGCCCGACGTGCTGCGCGGCATCATGCGCCACAACAAGCGCAATCTGGGCGTCTACGCCACGCCGGCCGCACCCGTCACGCTGTCCGTCGGCGACCCCGTCTACGCCGAGATCTGA
- a CDS encoding DUF2171 domain-containing protein, which yields MISADQIREHMEVLAQDGAHVGTVDHMDGASRIKLTKNDSADGQHHYIPLDWVDHVDQHVHLSKDGDTVKRDWSVN from the coding sequence ATGATTTCTGCAGATCAGATCCGCGAACACATGGAAGTTCTTGCCCAGGACGGCGCCCATGTCGGCACCGTTGACCATATGGATGGCGCAAGCCGCATCAAGCTGACCAAGAATGATTCCGCTGATGGCCAGCACCATTACATCCCGCTCGACTGGGTCGATCATGTCGATCAGCACGTCCATCTGTCGAAGGACGGCGATACCGTGAAGCGCGACTGGTCGGTCAACTGA
- a CDS encoding XRE family transcriptional regulator — MQQHTPEIGPAIKRERKARKLTLEQLGTLSGVSKSMLSQIERGEANPTFAVLWSLTQAMEIELSDLIGNGTSVAGREEIEVTSVMHTPVIRSADGSCRLKILSSPRLAGQTEWYELEMDPGGALVSQPHSIGAFEHFTAFTDGFEISSGSSKTQIRSGETARYRADVPHAIRNGGTDIGKGLLVVLHR, encoded by the coding sequence ATGCAGCAGCACACTCCCGAGATCGGCCCGGCCATCAAGCGCGAGCGCAAGGCGCGCAAGCTGACGCTCGAACAGCTCGGCACATTGTCCGGCGTCTCCAAGTCGATGCTGAGCCAGATCGAGCGTGGCGAGGCCAATCCGACCTTTGCCGTGCTCTGGAGCCTCACCCAGGCGATGGAAATCGAACTCTCGGACCTGATCGGCAATGGCACCTCCGTCGCCGGACGCGAGGAGATTGAAGTCACCTCGGTCATGCACACGCCCGTCATCCGTAGCGCCGACGGCTCTTGCCGGTTGAAGATCCTGAGCTCGCCCCGGCTCGCCGGCCAGACGGAATGGTACGAGCTCGAAATGGATCCCGGCGGCGCCCTTGTGAGCCAGCCACATTCGATCGGCGCCTTCGAACATTTCACCGCCTTTACCGATGGTTTCGAGATTTCGAGCGGCAGCAGCAAGACCCAGATTCGATCAGGCGAGACCGCCCGGTACCGCGCCGATGTTCCGCATGCGATCCGCAATGGCGGAACGGATATCGGCAAGGGCCTGCTGGTCGTGCTACACAGATAG
- the tdh gene encoding L-threonine 3-dehydrogenase, whose protein sequence is MKALSKQKSEVGIWMIDAPVPEIGPDDVLVKINKTGICGTDVHIYKWDEWAQKTIPVPMITGHEYAGEIVAVGANVRNLQVGQRVSGEGHLVGMNSRASRAGKYHLDPETKGIGVNVQGTFAEFAKIPAFNIIPLPDTIDDEIGAILDPLGNAVHTALAFDLVGEDVIITGAGPIGIMGAAIARHVGARHVVITDVNPERLALAAEVADVHPVNVANEDLRDVMTKLKMKEGFDVGLEMSGSPAALDQMIDHLVMGGRIALLGVPARPFHFDLSKVVFRMVTLKGIYGREMFDTWHKMLAMLESGLDIRKVITHRMKVDDYAEAFELATAGKASKIVLDWT, encoded by the coding sequence ATGAAGGCGCTTTCCAAGCAGAAATCCGAGGTCGGCATCTGGATGATCGACGCGCCCGTTCCCGAAATCGGGCCGGATGACGTGCTGGTCAAGATCAACAAAACAGGCATCTGCGGCACCGACGTCCACATCTACAAATGGGACGAGTGGGCGCAGAAGACGATCCCCGTGCCGATGATCACTGGCCATGAATATGCCGGCGAAATCGTCGCCGTCGGGGCCAATGTGCGAAACCTCCAGGTCGGCCAGCGCGTCTCCGGCGAGGGCCATCTCGTCGGCATGAACAGCCGCGCCTCACGCGCCGGCAAGTATCATCTCGACCCGGAGACCAAGGGCATCGGCGTCAACGTCCAGGGCACGTTTGCAGAGTTCGCCAAGATCCCGGCCTTTAACATCATCCCGCTGCCAGACACGATCGACGACGAGATCGGCGCGATCCTCGATCCGCTCGGCAATGCCGTGCATACGGCGCTTGCCTTCGACCTCGTCGGCGAGGACGTGATCATCACCGGCGCCGGGCCGATCGGCATCATGGGTGCCGCGATCGCCCGCCATGTCGGCGCGCGTCACGTGGTCATCACTGACGTCAACCCGGAGCGCCTGGCGCTGGCGGCCGAGGTCGCCGATGTACATCCGGTCAACGTCGCGAACGAAGACCTGCGGGACGTCATGACGAAACTGAAGATGAAGGAAGGCTTCGATGTCGGCCTTGAGATGAGCGGCTCGCCGGCAGCGCTTGACCAGATGATCGACCATCTCGTCATGGGCGGCCGCATCGCACTTCTGGGCGTCCCCGCCCGGCCTTTCCATTTCGACCTCTCCAAGGTCGTCTTCCGGATGGTGACGCTGAAGGGCATCTATGGCCGCGAAATGTTTGACACCTGGCACAAGATGCTCGCCATGCTCGAAAGCGGCCTCGACATCCGCAAGGTAATCACCCACCGGATGAAGGTGGACGATTACGCCGAAGCCTTCGAACTCGCCACCGCCGGCAAGGCAAGCAAGATCGTACTCGACTGGACCTGA
- a CDS encoding glycine C-acetyltransferase, translating to MQTGFLDHITDILQGIEADGLLKREREIVSPQSGRIQVRDAKGTREMINLCANNYLGLANHPEIEKAAKAAIDSHGFGMASVRFICGAQDIHRQLEQAIARYLDKDDAILFAACFDANGGIFETLLGPEDAIISDSLNHASIIDGVRLSKAKRYRYANSDMDGLEDELKKAIAEGTRFRLIVTDGVFSMDGYVAKLPEICALAEKYGAMVMIDECHATGHLGAKGKGTPTLTGVGTRVDIITGTFGKTLGGAMGGFIAGPKAAIDLLRQRARPYLFSNSLAPAVAAGSLKAIEIAESADDLRAKLSGHTKRFRQGLTEAGFELLPGETPIIPVMTHDAVLAQKLAAELDARGVYVAGFFFPVVPKGQARIRTQMSAALSEADIDTAIAAFIDAGKTIGMI from the coding sequence ATGCAGACCGGCTTTCTCGACCACATCACCGACATCCTCCAGGGCATCGAAGCCGACGGGCTACTGAAGCGCGAACGCGAAATCGTCAGCCCGCAATCGGGCCGCATCCAGGTGCGCGATGCGAAGGGCACGCGCGAGATGATCAATCTCTGCGCCAACAATTATCTCGGCCTCGCCAACCATCCCGAAATCGAAAAGGCCGCCAAGGCCGCGATCGACAGCCACGGCTTCGGCATGGCCTCGGTGCGCTTCATCTGCGGCGCGCAGGACATCCACCGTCAGCTCGAACAGGCAATCGCCCGCTATCTCGACAAGGATGACGCGATCCTGTTTGCCGCCTGCTTTGATGCCAATGGCGGGATCTTCGAGACCCTGCTCGGCCCGGAAGATGCGATCATTTCCGACAGCCTCAACCACGCCTCGATCATCGACGGCGTGCGGCTCTCCAAAGCGAAGCGCTACCGCTATGCGAACTCGGACATGGACGGGCTGGAAGACGAGTTGAAGAAGGCGATTGCCGAGGGCACGCGTTTCCGGCTGATCGTCACCGACGGCGTCTTCTCGATGGACGGCTATGTCGCGAAGCTCCCGGAGATCTGTGCGCTCGCCGAGAAATACGGCGCCATGGTGATGATCGACGAATGCCATGCCACGGGCCATTTGGGCGCCAAGGGCAAGGGCACGCCGACGCTGACTGGTGTCGGCACCCGCGTCGACATCATCACCGGCACTTTCGGCAAGACGCTGGGTGGCGCCATGGGCGGCTTCATCGCCGGCCCGAAAGCTGCGATCGACCTGCTTCGCCAGCGGGCACGGCCCTATCTCTTCTCCAACAGCCTCGCCCCCGCTGTCGCTGCCGGCTCGCTCAAGGCGATCGAGATCGCCGAAAGCGCCGACGACCTGCGCGCCAAGCTCTCCGGCCACACCAAACGCTTCCGCCAGGGCCTCACCGAGGCGGGCTTCGAACTGCTTCCTGGCGAGACGCCGATCATCCCGGTTATGACCCATGACGCTGTGCTGGCGCAAAAGCTCGCCGCCGAACTCGATGCGCGCGGCGTCTATGTCGCCGGCTTCTTCTTCCCCGTCGTGCCCAAGGGCCAGGCCCGCATCCGCACCCAGATGTCGGCAGCGCTCTCCGAGGCCGATATCGACACCGCCATCGCCGCATTCATCGATGCCGGCAAGACCATCGGGATGATCTGA
- a CDS encoding GNAT family N-acetyltransferase: MALTIQSFSGSDAAPYFDDLARLRITVFRDFPYLYHGDSDYEREYMEIYARSEGSVFILAIDNGLVVGASTGTPMATETDEVQAPFIKAGRDPADYFYFGESVLLADYRGQGIGVKFFEGREAQAKKLGLRYTTFCAVERPLDHPRRPADYQPLNAFWQKRGYTHHPALRTTFTWRDLDASVESPKPLSFWIRDLSP; the protein is encoded by the coding sequence ATGGCGCTTACGATCCAATCCTTTTCCGGCAGCGACGCCGCCCCCTATTTCGACGACCTCGCGCGGCTTCGGATCACGGTCTTCCGTGATTTTCCCTATCTCTATCATGGCGATAGCGACTATGAGCGAGAGTATATGGAGATCTACGCCCGCTCGGAGGGCTCGGTCTTCATCCTCGCCATCGATAATGGCCTGGTCGTCGGCGCCTCCACGGGGACGCCGATGGCGACAGAGACCGACGAGGTCCAGGCACCGTTCATCAAAGCCGGTCGCGATCCGGCCGATTACTTCTATTTCGGCGAAAGCGTGCTTCTGGCCGACTATCGCGGCCAGGGCATCGGCGTGAAATTCTTCGAGGGCCGGGAGGCGCAGGCGAAGAAACTCGGTCTGCGCTACACCACCTTCTGCGCCGTCGAGCGCCCCCTCGACCATCCGCGCCGCCCGGCCGACTACCAGCCGCTCAATGCCTTCTGGCAAAAACGCGGTTATACCCATCACCCCGCGCTTCGAACCACCTTCACCTGGCGCGACCTCGACGCATCAGTCGAAAGCCCGAAGCCGCTTTCCTTCTGGATCCGAGATCTTTCACCATGA
- a CDS encoding FAD/NAD(P)-binding protein, whose translation MFPRISIIGTGPTGLYTFKQLIGSTVPLSITLYEAEGEPGKGTPYHPDMNDPAMLSNIPSIEFPAFTETLVEWLRRQDDDTLMRHGIRREAIDEREFYPRLVLGDYMQAQFERMRAIAAERGHEIIVLARHKVIDIEIQADAIRLRVSHVDGENDAAYDHVVMATGHNWPDSTEIRPGYFVSPWPATVLTSIRNEAVGILGTSLSGIDALMTVATAHGMFYADAAGDLQYQPAADTEGFSATLMSRKGILPEADFYCPLPYVTPLVCTEEAIDALIATGRHDLLDEVFELFRGEIVARDPDYAARIGLSQLTVETFAAAYYADRSESDPFVWAAKNLAEAEENRQKRYTVPWRYAILITHEIVAKVIPHLDENDLKRFHRHFKGIFIDDYATVPLMSIRRLLALARAGKLSILKLGEDYEIRTAEDGLERGAEIVVGGTTHTFGAFVDATGQETLSATDLPFPTLVDQGGVREAATPKATAIRSLDRDPDMVRTGGIDVDEFYRPRLGLMSEGRLYCAAVAFLLHKEPFVQGITSARDIGETVGRAILRDVVDVDTPVFQISA comes from the coding sequence ATGTTTCCGAGAATTTCGATCATCGGCACCGGTCCCACCGGCCTCTACACCTTCAAACAACTGATCGGTTCCACCGTTCCCTTGTCCATCACGCTTTACGAAGCAGAGGGCGAGCCGGGAAAGGGCACGCCCTACCATCCCGACATGAACGATCCCGCCATGCTCTCCAACATCCCGAGCATCGAGTTTCCGGCGTTTACGGAGACCCTGGTCGAGTGGTTGCGACGACAGGATGACGATACGCTGATGCGCCACGGGATCAGGCGCGAGGCGATCGATGAGCGGGAGTTTTATCCGCGTCTCGTGCTTGGCGACTATATGCAGGCGCAGTTCGAGCGGATGCGGGCAATCGCGGCCGAGCGTGGTCACGAGATCATCGTGCTTGCCCGCCACAAGGTGATTGATATCGAGATCCAGGCCGATGCGATCCGCCTTCGCGTCAGCCATGTCGACGGGGAGAACGACGCGGCCTATGACCATGTCGTCATGGCGACCGGCCACAACTGGCCCGACAGCACGGAAATCCGGCCCGGCTATTTCGTCTCGCCCTGGCCGGCGACCGTTCTGACATCGATCCGCAATGAGGCGGTCGGCATTCTCGGCACGTCGCTGAGCGGCATCGATGCACTGATGACGGTCGCGACGGCACACGGCATGTTCTACGCCGATGCCGCCGGCGATCTGCAATATCAGCCGGCTGCCGATACCGAAGGGTTCTCCGCCACGTTGATGTCACGCAAGGGCATCCTGCCGGAGGCCGATTTCTACTGCCCGCTTCCGTATGTCACGCCCCTCGTCTGCACCGAAGAAGCGATCGATGCGCTGATTGCCACGGGCCGGCACGATCTGCTCGACGAGGTCTTCGAGCTCTTTCGCGGCGAAATCGTTGCGCGTGACCCTGATTATGCCGCCCGGATCGGTCTGTCGCAGCTGACGGTCGAGACCTTTGCGGCCGCTTATTATGCCGATCGCAGCGAAAGCGATCCCTTTGTCTGGGCGGCGAAAAATCTGGCCGAGGCCGAAGAGAACCGGCAGAAGCGTTACACCGTGCCTTGGCGCTATGCGATCCTGATCACCCACGAGATCGTGGCAAAGGTCATTCCGCATCTCGATGAGAACGATCTGAAGCGCTTCCATCGCCACTTCAAGGGCATCTTCATCGACGACTATGCAACGGTACCGCTGATGTCGATTCGCCGGCTTTTGGCGCTTGCCCGTGCGGGCAAGCTGTCGATCCTGAAACTCGGCGAGGATTACGAGATCCGGACGGCCGAGGATGGCCTGGAGCGGGGCGCCGAGATCGTGGTTGGCGGAACCACGCATACCTTCGGGGCCTTTGTCGATGCGACCGGTCAGGAGACGCTGTCGGCGACCGATCTGCCCTTTCCGACGCTTGTCGATCAGGGTGGTGTGCGCGAAGCCGCGACGCCGAAGGCGACGGCGATCCGATCGCTCGACCGGGATCCCGATATGGTTCGCACCGGTGGAATCGACGTCGATGAATTCTATCGCCCGCGTCTCGGTCTGATGTCGGAAGGCAGGCTCTATTGCGCAGCGGTGGCCTTCCTGCTGCACAAGGAGCCCTTCGTGCAGGGCATCACCAGCGCGCGGGATATCGGCGAGACGGTCGGCCGGGCGATCCTGAGGGACGTAGTGGACGTTGATACGCCGGTGTTTCAGATCTCGGCGTAG
- a CDS encoding helix-turn-helix domain-containing protein, whose translation MMESEDQFEKHVAERLKRLRIERGLTLDQLAELSGVSRAMISRIERSEASPTAALLARLCSALGVSLSVFFASTESEPSPLSRRADQPVWRDPESGYLRRAISPPGTGSGTDIVEVEFPAGAEVRFPGRPSGRSQTQHVWVFDGVIELTVGDAEHRLEAGDCLFMNVGDVHGYRNPTDRPARYAVVISLGP comes from the coding sequence ATAATGGAATCAGAGGATCAATTCGAGAAACATGTCGCCGAAAGGCTGAAGCGCCTGCGCATCGAGCGGGGGCTGACGCTCGACCAGCTGGCGGAGCTTTCAGGCGTCAGCCGGGCGATGATCTCGCGCATCGAGCGATCCGAGGCAAGTCCGACGGCAGCGCTTCTGGCGCGGCTCTGCTCGGCGCTCGGGGTTTCCCTGTCCGTCTTCTTTGCCAGCACGGAGAGCGAACCCTCGCCACTGTCACGACGAGCCGACCAACCGGTCTGGCGCGATCCGGAAAGCGGATATCTGCGCCGTGCGATTTCGCCCCCGGGCACAGGCAGCGGCACCGATATCGTCGAGGTCGAGTTTCCGGCCGGTGCCGAGGTCCGCTTTCCCGGCCGCCCGAGCGGGCGCAGCCAGACGCAGCATGTCTGGGTCTTCGACGGCGTAATCGAATTGACCGTCGGTGACGCCGAGCACCGGCTCGAAGCCGGCGACTGCCTGTTCATGAATGTCGGTGACGTGCATGGCTACCGAAACCCGACCGATCGACCCGCCCGCTATGCCGTGGTGATTTCCCTCGGCCCTTGA
- a CDS encoding ketosteroid isomerase-related protein — protein MTAAATIRAYYDAFNAGDMDRFLALLTDDVAHDINQGARQTGKEAFSKFMDHMNRCYREELTDMVVMVNEDGTRGAAEFIVNGTYLSTDEGLPEANGQTYRLPAGAFFEIRDGKVARISNYYSLPDWIAQVGG, from the coding sequence ATGACCGCCGCAGCCACCATCCGCGCCTATTACGATGCCTTCAATGCCGGCGACATGGACCGTTTCCTCGCGCTGCTGACCGATGACGTCGCGCACGACATCAACCAGGGTGCCCGCCAGACGGGGAAGGAAGCGTTCTCGAAGTTCATGGACCACATGAACCGCTGCTACCGGGAAGAGCTCACCGACATGGTGGTGATGGTCAACGAGGACGGCACGCGGGGTGCGGCCGAATTCATCGTCAACGGCACTTATCTTTCAACCGACGAGGGCCTGCCGGAAGCCAATGGCCAGACCTACCGCCTGCCGGCGGGCGCCTTTTTCGAAATCCGCGACGGCAAGGTCGCCCGCATCTCCAACTATTACAGCCTTCCCGACTGGATCGCCCAGGTCGGCGGCTGA
- a CDS encoding GNAT family N-acetyltransferase — MPKPDIRPISKDETLGALPDLCETLSDCVEGGASLGFMSPFAPADGETFWRGVAEAVGRGEVLLYGAFLGDRLVGTVQVGFASKPNQPHRGDLMKLLVHRDARGLGLSKALMAAAEQGAAQAGRTLLVLDTAAGELAEALYEKVGWQRSGIIPNYALFPDGRYCDTVIFWKTVA; from the coding sequence ATGCCCAAGCCCGACATCCGCCCGATTTCCAAAGACGAGACGCTTGGCGCCTTGCCCGACCTCTGCGAGACGCTTTCCGATTGCGTCGAAGGCGGCGCCTCGCTCGGCTTCATGTCGCCGTTTGCGCCCGCTGATGGCGAAACCTTCTGGCGGGGCGTCGCAGAGGCAGTCGGGCGTGGCGAAGTCCTGCTCTACGGCGCCTTTCTCGGCGATCGGCTGGTCGGCACAGTTCAGGTCGGCTTTGCCTCGAAGCCGAACCAGCCGCATCGCGGCGATCTGATGAAGCTTTTGGTACATCGCGACGCCCGTGGTCTCGGCTTGTCGAAGGCGCTGATGGCGGCCGCCGAACAGGGGGCAGCGCAGGCCGGACGCACGTTGCTGGTGCTCGACACGGCAGCAGGCGAGCTTGCCGAGGCGCTCTATGAAAAGGTTGGCTGGCAGCGTTCAGGCATCATCCCGAACTACGCGCTGTTTCCGGATGGTCGCTACTGCGACACGGTGATCTTCTGGAAAACTGTGGCCTGA
- a CDS encoding carbon-nitrogen hydrolase family protein, protein MTALTLAACQYKIDLIESWEDYVLHLTHLVHEAVERGAKLVLLPEYAGLVLAGQLDPETRSDLTGSIAGIQPLIPAWVELCEELARTHEIVLQPGSAPVLDPDGQYRNRAFLFGPDGLIGHQDKIIMTRFEREQWGIAAGRDGLTAFDTPLGKLGILICYDNEFPMLAHTLANQGVDLILAPSCTDTLAGAYRVRIGAQARALENQIAVLSSPTAGTAPWSPALDENRGRAALYVPSDYGMPPSGIYAESESDEVEESHWLITEIDLDTVRRLRTEGQVATRRDWPEQFGV, encoded by the coding sequence ATGACCGCTCTCACCCTCGCCGCCTGCCAGTACAAGATCGATCTGATTGAGAGCTGGGAAGACTACGTCCTCCACCTGACACACCTCGTGCATGAAGCGGTCGAGCGCGGCGCAAAGCTCGTGCTCCTGCCGGAATATGCCGGCCTCGTGCTCGCCGGCCAGCTCGATCCGGAAACCCGCTCCGACCTCACCGGCTCGATCGCCGGCATCCAGCCGCTGATCCCGGCCTGGGTCGAACTCTGCGAGGAGCTTGCCCGCACCCACGAAATCGTCTTGCAGCCCGGCTCCGCCCCCGTGCTCGACCCGGACGGTCAATACCGCAATCGCGCCTTCCTCTTTGGCCCGGACGGCCTGATCGGTCATCAGGACAAGATCATCATGACCCGCTTCGAACGCGAGCAATGGGGAATCGCCGCCGGACGCGACGGGCTCACCGCCTTCGACACCCCACTCGGCAAGCTCGGCATCCTCATCTGCTACGACAACGAGTTCCCGATGCTGGCCCACACCCTCGCAAACCAGGGCGTAGACCTCATCCTCGCGCCCTCCTGCACGGATACACTCGCCGGCGCCTATCGCGTCCGCATCGGCGCCCAGGCCCGGGCGCTGGAAAACCAGATCGCCGTCCTTTCGTCACCCACCGCGGGCACCGCCCCGTGGTCGCCGGCGCTCGACGAAAACCGCGGCCGCGCCGCCCTTTACGTGCCCTCCGACTACGGCATGCCACCATCGGGCATCTATGCCGAAAGCGAGAGCGACGAGGTCGAAGAGAGCCACTGGCTGATCACCGAGATCGACCTCGATACCGTCCGGCGCCTGCGCACGGAGGGCCAGGTCGCCACCCGCCGCGACTGGCCGGAACAGTTCGGGGTGTGA